The DNA window GATTATTATAAATGGAGAACTCGCTCGGGCTGCTACTTCTGTTTTTTCCAACGCAGAAAAGAATGGTTGGGGCTAAAGGAAAATCATCCTCACCTATACGAAAAAGCAAAACAATACGAAACCTCTAACAAAGACGGCTCGGCTCAAAACTTCACATGGATCCAAGGGGGCACTCTTGAACAAATCCTAAAAGACGAAGACGGAATCAAACGCCGCCACGATCAATATGAAACACGCGTTAAGCGCGACAAACAAAAGAAAAGCAAACGCCTCATCGACGTATTCAGCTCTGAACTCTCATTCGAAGATGCACTCAACATGGAAGATGATGCTGAGGGTTGTTTGGTTTGTCATGTTTGATTTTTAGATGTTGAAGTGATTTTTAATCTTTTAATTTATGGATGTTGATTTGATTTTTGTTTTTTCATCTTTGAATTTATAAATGTTGAATTGATTTTTGTTTTATCGGATTACACTGCATAGTCCTATCAGACTATGCAGGAGGTATTTCGCCCCGTTGGGGCTTTCCTTTTAACTATAGCTCCAACGGAGTGAAATATCTCCTGATATGGGTGCTAGCCCATATCAGTCTAGTGAATTGATTTTTGATTTATCAGGTTTAAATTTATCGATGATGAATTAATTTTTGTTTTATCGGATTACACTGCATAGTCCTTGCAGACTATGCAGGAGGTATTTCGCCCCGTTGGGGCTTTCCTTTTAACTATAGCTCCAACGGAGCGAAATATCTTCTGATATGGGAGCTAGCCCATATCAGTCTAGTTATAAAGATTAGTCTAAAATTAAAAAGAGGAATTCTATGGCACAGTCATTAGTTAAAAATTATATTCATATTATTTTCAGCACTAAGTATAGAGAGCCTTTGATTCTTGAATCTGTTGAAGAAGAACTTTTCAGTTATATAGGTGGAATTTGTAAAGAATATGAATGTCAGCCCATTAAAATTGGAGGATATCTAGATCATGTGCATATTCTTTGTTTTCTATCCAGAAAAATTGCATTGATGAAATTAGTGGAAGAAATTAAAGCTCATTCCTCTAAATGGATGAAATCAAAAGATCCAAAGCTAAAAAACTTCTATTGGCAAAATGGATATGCGGCTTTCTCTGTTAACCCCCGCGGAGTAGATAGAGTTAGTAAATACATCGAGAACCAAAAATTTCATCATAAAAAATTCGAATTTAAAGAAGAATTGATTCATTACTTTGAACAATACGAAATCGAATACGATGAAAAATACGTGTGGGATTGAAATAGATTCGAAAGGAAAATTTCCAATACATTCATTCGATGATTCTTTCATTGAAGAATATTTCATTTTGAAAAATATTCCTATCCCTTGCAGGATAGGGCTTAGATATTACGCTCCGTTGGAGCTATAGTAAAAAGCCAAGCCCCGAATGGGGCGAAATATCTCTTGATATGGGTGCAAGCCCATATCAATCAGTGTATTTGTAAAGATTCATCAATCTAATTTATTTGTAAAAATTAAATCTATACTTCAATTTATCTGTAAAAAAACTATTTGTTAAAACTACAATGAATTCTTCCAGCCTTCGGTCTGCCTTCGATTAGCCTTCGGTTTGGGTTCGATTTGGCAATGACCAGGATTTGAGATGAATCTGTGAAAAATCGATCAGAAAACGAATGCAAGTGACCGATATACTATAGTAATCATACAGTTATTATAGGAGTAACATATACTATGGCAAAACTTACAGGAAATGTTTTAGGTGGCGTAAAGGGCAAACTTGGAAATGTGTATTTCGCAGAATACAAGGGAAATACAGTTATTAGGGCAATGCCTAAACCTAAAAAGGACAAGCCTTCTCCCAACTAGAAGAAGATAAGAAATGAATTCAAATTGGGAAATTCTTTAGCAAGTAAATTTAAGGCTTTATTTCATTTTATTAAATTGGCGAATCCAGAAGCAAGTCCTAGAAAGGATTTTTTTTCGAGAGTAAATTTAGCAATGATTCAAAATGAATCTGATCTAAGTGTTGATTATGCAAAGCTGGAATTTACAAGAGGACTTCTAGATATTCCAAACGAATTTACCCTGCAATCACAATCAGGTAAAATCAGTGCAAGTTGGAAAAATGTTGAATCACAGGAATTACAGGATGATATAGTGATTTGCCTCTTCGATCCAGCTTACCCAACTCCAATCATCCTCTCCACCAAGCGGCAAACCGATTTTATCCACTTACCTGTCCCTTCTTTTTGGAAAGGACATCTAATTCACGGCTACATTTTCGCCAAAAACGACAAAGGTAAATTCTCTGATTCAAGATACTTCGGGGTTGTTTATTGATTTTTGCTTTATCATCTTTGAATTTATTGATGGTGAATTGATTTTTGTTTTATCAAGTTTGAAGTATATAGATGTTGAATAAATTTTTGTCTTATCATCTTTGAATTTGTAAATGTTGAATAAATTTTTGTCTTATCGGATTACACTGCATAGTCCTTGCAGACTATGCAGGAGATATTACGCTCCGTTGGAGCTATAGTAAAAAGCAAAGCCCCGAATGGGGCGAAATACCTCCTGATATGGGAGCAAGCCCATATCAGTGTAGTTGTAGAAATTCATTTTCAATTTGAATGTATTTATAAAAAGTATTTCAAAACCTATAAAGCCTGTGAATACTTCCAGGTATCCCCTGGAACGATATTTTTAAGTTTAGAGAAATTGTTAAAGATATGATTGCTTATAATTTCCACCTTCTCGGTATTAGCCGCTTTCAAGATGGTATCAGAGGAAGTGAGTTTATAAGAAAGTTTACGAATATCTCGCTGGATAAATGCATCTTCAAAATTTAAGCATTTGTCGATATGGGATTTAATTCTTTGTGTTAAAGCCTCATCTAAATCTAAATCTGGAAGATGATTTGATTTTTTACTATTAAGACTGGTATCTCGAATAGGGTAAAGATTCCAAAATGAATTATTTGGAAAAAAGGAATAAGGTAGAAGATGGTCTAACGGGAATTCACCACTGCATGGATCATCGGAGTAAATACACTTTGTTAGCCCGTGTTTTCGATAAACATTTTTGTAGTGTAGAATTGTATTTTGATCTCTGGTTTCTTTTAAATCAAAGAGAGAACTTAAATCATCAAATACATTTTCACGACCAGAACTCTTTGCAAACTCCATACTCTTTTCAATCCAACGATACGAAATAGAATCTCTTAAGAGAACTCGCATTTCTGCTATTTCCTCGTAGATTCTTTCCGGAAAAGTGATAAAAGTATTTTCTGTATCGAGTAAATCTTTCCAAGTCTTAGCATTCTGGATAATGCTTGTTCGCCTACCAGATAATATTCGTGCATTTTCTCTGGTGTATTCATAATCAATTGAGAATAATGAGTATACTCCGCTATCTTTGGATACTTCTGATTCACCGCTAACAGGCTGATAGAATAAATTAAATAGTTTTAAATTACTTCCTTTTAGATTTGGAATATACTGTAATGGTTGTTCTAGAATAATATTTCGAACTTCAATCATGAGATCAATCATAGTAGGACTAATTTCTTTTTCATCATCCAAATGACTCATAAAATTAAAGATGGATTGCTCATTCTCTGGAATTAAAATACCGGATTCTTTTTTTATAAATGCATTGATACTAGTTTTAACTCCAACTTGCCTTCCTCCACCAATTTGTGGAATTCCTTTTTCAGTTAATATCCAATAATAATAAATGAATTTTCGAGTCACTTCCATGAGAGGAATAAAATAATAACCGTATTTTGGTTTTGCATCTAAATTTTCAAATGTATAATCAATGAGCGAGCGCAGCAAACAAAGCTTATACGTGCTCGTTAATTTTCCATAGTCTAAAATATTTAGAATGTCCTTGATGATGTTCATATGGATACACTTTTCATCCCTTCATTTTCGATTTTATTTTTCTTCTGTCAATCCTTTTCAATTCTGTAAATTTCTGCTTTATCGATTACACTGCATAGTCCTATCAGACTATGCAGGAGGTATTGCGCTCCGTTGGAGCTATAGTAAAAAGCTAAGTCCCGAATGGGGCGATATATCTCCTGATATGGGAGCAAGCCCATATCAGTGTAGTTGTAAATAGCCAAATTTCTTACTACAAAAATTCTATCCTTCTTGCGGACAGGCTAGGAAGCCTATCCTACCTCTTATTAATATCCCGCCTTCTCACTTTCCCCAATAAAATCTTATCAAAACCATAATAAAATTACCCAACGTACTTGACAACAATAGTAAGCTTCGGTTATCCAGTAAGTCAGCACTATGGGAATAAATACAATATTACAATCTGCTAATGAGCCTTTGCCTTCTGTCAATCTTGGATTTGATGGACAAGACCCGACTCCTCGTCTAGAGGACTTTTATCTTTCTAAAAAAGGCTCTCTTGTGATTCGGACTGTCTTAGAATCACTCGGAGGAAACGAAAAACGAAAACGAATTGGGACAATTACGGCACCGCCCGGCTCGGGGAAATCCTATCTTGCTTTGTTTCTGGGAACTCTCCTTTACAATCACAAGCCCTGGAACAAAGACTTACTTGCTATTCTAGAATCACAAAATAAATCCTATCGCGCTGAAATCGAAAAACCACTTCGAGAATACTTGGCTTCCTCTGAGAGACTCATTCCTGTTTATATGGTAGGCGAGTCAGAGAATCTAAGACGAAATCTACTCGATGCAATTCTTAGCGGGTTACAGATATTTGCCGGTCGAGAGAATTTTTACGATGAACTGTTTTCTTTTTTTAAGACAGATATGGATTGGCAAAAAAAGACTGGAGACGCGAAGAGACTTATTTCTAAAATCGCAGAGGCTTATTCTAAACCGGATGATTTCTTTCTGGGTTATAAACTTATATTGGATTTTTGTTCTTCTCTTGGTTTTTCTGGATTTGTTATCTTTAATGATGAGTTTAATCGACTATTGGCGCGAGAGCAAGCTGTGTCTTCGGGGGATTTAGATTTCTTACAAGACTTCGCAGAATACAATTTACGACTTAAAAATTTTACAGTCCTACACTACTTACTTTTACACAAAGGAATTTCCCAATATCTAAATGGAATTTCTTCTGATCGTCGCAAGGAATGGTTAAAGATAGAAGGCAGATTCTATCAGATTAATTTTCAAGAAGAGTTAGCAGACACCTACGGGCTAATTGCGAATTACCTCCGTAAGAATACAAACTTTAAATTAACCGAGAGACGAGATGAAATTCTTTTAGGGGAAATAAAAAGAGCCTGGAAAATCAATCCATTCTTAGAAGAAGAAATCGGACCTGAGTTAAAAGAAATTTCTCATAAAGCCTATCCTCTTCATATATCGAACTTGGTCGCACTTCCTCTTTTATGTAATCTACTCGGACAAAATGAAAGAACCCTTTTTGGTTATCTTTCTGATATTCCTTCTCGCAAGAAAACAGAGCATTTATACCTAGACGATCTATTTGATTATTTTGATACCACAATCGACAAATTGGGATTAGACGATTCCTTACTTACGCGCTGGCATTATGGAAGAAGTGCAATTGCAGAGACAACGGATAAAGATAAATTTAGAATCATAAAAGCACTCACTGTATTATCTGTAATCAATCGACCGAATCTACTTCCCGCAACAGTAAAGTGGATTGCATTCTCCCTTGGACTAGAAGAGGCTAATTGTAAATCACCTCTAAAGGAATTAGTCACATCAAACCTTGCTCTTCACAGAGAGGCTAATAAGACGTATCTGATCTATTACGGAAGCTCGATTGACTTAGCAAGTAAAATAGAAGAGCTTGCTCCTTCTATGTCAATAGGCTCAATCACAAGAACACTCGAAGAGACATTTCGACTAAGCCCCGTCTATGCAAATTCGTATAACGCCGAATTCTTCACATCTAGATTCTACGCGCGAAAATTTATTTTAGAAGAAGACATTCGTGAATTCATTCAATATAAATTAGACGAAAATTCTGATCGATCGATTGATCGACAGACAGACAGACAGACAGACAGACAGACAGACAGACAGACAGACAGACAGACAGACAGACAGACAGACAGACAGACAGAAGTATCTCTCTCTATATCTAAATGATTTACTAGAAAAAGAAAAACGCACCGGTGCAAGTGGGGTAATTCTCTATTACCTCGGAAATCCAAATACAGAGTCCGCAAAAACACTACGTAAAATTATTTCCGAAGAAGAAACAGGAAAAAATTTCCTAGCTGTATTCTCCGAGCATAACTTCCAAGACTTTTCTTCTCTAAGAAAGTATTCTGCTTGTATTAAAATTTCAGAAGATCCCGAAATCATAAGGCAAGACTCGCGTGTAAAAAACGATGCCCGTATTTATCTAAATGATCTATACGAAAAACTTCAATTTACAATTCGAGCCCTATTCAGAAGAGACGAATCAAAATTAGTCGCACCAATTGGTTATGAAAAACAAGACTCTCTCCAAAAAATAGTTTCTGAGATTCTAACCAAACGATTTCCTCTCTGTCCAAAGATAAACTCCGAGTTCATCAACCGCGAGCAGATATCACCAATTATCCGCAATACTAGAAAAAAAATCCTACGGGATATGATCTCAGGAGATACAAGTCTAGGTCTACGCGACAAAGGTTATGGTCCCGATGTAGCCATCTTTCGCAGTCTATTCAGTGTAAAAAATGTTTTTAGAAAAGAAGACAAACGAATTGAATTCAAGTTTACTTCCCCCGAAGACTATCTAGGCAGAAAAGACGAAGGTTTGAAAAAAGTATTTGAGGCTATTCACAAGTATCTACTCGAAGAATCCGAAACTCGCAATCTAGACAGGCTCTACGAAATTCTCACTTCCGAGCCTTATGGAATGTATTCAGAGATGATTCCATTTTACTTTCTCGCCGCCCTTCTCGAAAAGTCGTATTCTTTTTCTCTCTATGAAGATGATAGATACGAAAAGGAAATCAATTCCGATATACTCGAAAAGCTACACTCGAATCCAAAGAATTTCAAAATCCGTATTATCCGCTCGAATGCAGTCTTAGAAAAATACCTTTTAGAAATTCCAAAGATATTTACCCCCGGAGAATCGGCTCGTCTATCAAGCCAAGAAGAAGCACGCATTCTAGAAACACGTAAGATCAATGAAAATAAAATCTATCGCTCTGTGATTTCTCTTCTCTACTGGTATACCAAACTTCCCGAATGCACACGTCAGACGAAAGAGCTTTCCGAGGTTAATTCCCGTTTTCTCCAAGCAATCTCTCATTCGGTGAATCCAGAAATTCTTCTCTTAGAAGAAATCCCCGAACTCTTCGGCTACGACCTAAACACTCTAAACGAAAAAGGTCTAGTCCAATTCATCACCAAACTAAGCCGAGCCAAACAAGAAATTGCCAGCCACTACGAATCTCTTCTCTCTCGTATGTCCGCCGACACTGTAAAACTCCTAAGCGCCTACATTTCTTCCCCATTAGCGCATAAAGACTTGTTATCCTCTCTCGCTCAATTTCGCTCGGAAAACGAATACAAACTTGGTCTACTCAAAACCCACGACGCCAGTTTCTTAAAACTATTCGAGCGTCTCTCTTTTAAATACGACTCCGAAACCGCACTCCTAGAATCCCTTGCCTCTCTTCTATGCGACCTCCACCCCCGCTACTGGAAAGACAATACCATTCTAGAATACGAATTCAAACTCACAAGTGAGCTTTCGAAGCTACATATCGCAACATTAATGTCTTCGCCTGGGGAATCGTCCCACTTGAAGATCGAGCGGATACTCACGGAATACCGTTCTCTTAGGAAAGAAGAGCGTCAACTGTTGATTAGTCGGTTGAAAGAGGAGGGATAATGGTTAATGGTGAATTGTTAATGATTAATGGGGTGGTTCACGCAAAGCCGCAAAGACGCGAAGGTGGGGGTAATAATGATTAGTTGTGAATTGTTAATTATCAATGAAGAATTGTTTCGCGTAGGGGCTGAATACATTCAGCCCTGTAGTGGGAAAGAGGATTAATTAAATGCCTGAACCTAAAAATCTAATGCAAAGTCAATGGTCTGTAAATCGCTCTTATAGAACTGGAAGCGATGAAGAGCCTTTGCAATGTTACTTAGAAGGTTTAGTTAATAGTAATAATTTTGATTTGTTGTTAGGGTATTTTAGTTCTTCTGCAATAAATGTTTTATCTATTGGGTTTGCAAATTTTTTACATTCGAACGGAACTATGAGAATGATAATTAACAATGTCCTTTCTCAAGAAGATAAAGATGCAATCAGTAAAGGACAAGAAGGAAGTATTAAAAATAACCTAATAGATATTACGGATATTAAAAGGTTAAAGAGTATACTTGATGATTACGGTAAACATTTTTTTGAATGCTTAGCTTGGTTAATTGCAAATGAAAAAATTCAGATAAAAATTATTAAGCCTAAAAATGAAAAAGGAATAGCGCATTACAAATCCGGAATATTTTCTGATGGGGAAAATCAGGTTCGGTTTAAAGCATCCTGCAATTTTACTTCATATGGATTATTAGAAAATTTAGAAGAGTTAGATATTCATCTAAGCTGGGAAAATAATCCTTCCAATAGAAATATAATTAATAGCCAACAAGAATATTTCAATACAATATTTTCCGGCAATGCAGACTTCGTTGATTACTTAGAGGTTAATGATATATTAATCGCAATCAAAGATGAATTTGGAAATAAATCCTTGCATGAATTGATAGTGCAAGAAGAAGAATTGATCGCACAAAAAAATCAGATTATTGATAATAAGCATTTAAAAAAGTTATTCGCAAAGCTAACTGAGAAATTTGAAAAAATAACGAAAGAACCAAGATTTCCTTATCCAAGTGGTCCGCGAGAGTATCAGATTGAAGCATATAAGAAATGGGTATAGAATGGTAAAAAAGGAATATTTTCGATGGCAACAGGGACAGGAAAAACAATTACTGCACTGTATTGCTTACTCAAAGAATTTCATGAGGAAAAAAGATTCAATGCGGTTATAATAGTTCCAACTCTTTCCTTGCTTAACCAATGGTATGAAGAAGCAAAAAAGTTTAATTTTAGAAATTTTGTTTTAGTGAGTTTAGAAAGTAAATGGGAACAGGGATTAAAGAGTTTCATTAATAGTGCTTCATTACCAAATTCTTCTTTTATCATCATTGTAACATATGCATCTTTCAAAAAAGAGAGACTACAGGAA is part of the Leptospiraceae bacterium genome and encodes:
- the tnpA gene encoding IS200/IS605 family transposase, whose product is MAQSLVKNYIHIIFSTKYREPLILESVEEELFSYIGGICKEYECQPIKIGGYLDHVHILCFLSRKIALMKLVEEIKAHSSKWMKSKDPKLKNFYWQNGYAAFSVNPRGVDRVSKYIENQKFHHKKFEFKEELIHYFEQYEIEYDEKYVWD